In Symmachiella dynata, the following are encoded in one genomic region:
- a CDS encoding acyl-CoA dehydrogenase family protein: MASNSPPTTQPIEPLLKRLAETTGELDQQQIWPSQQLRWLDEAGVLGWTVPRAYGGSEISAAELVAGYEQLSAACLTTTFVLTQRNGAIQRIAGSDNECVRDTLLPGLVHADIFATVGISHLTTSRQHVAKPVVSVRETAAGFVFEGFMPWVTGARAADYIVSGGTLDDGRQVLAAIKTDHPGVQPQDPVSLMALSATQTGAVKLNDVEVPRDMLIAGPVEQVMKQTSGGAGSFTTSALALGVTNAAVTSLSNEAARRPDLTEVHEQFALSATQLAEDLHAATRGEAGAEHTAESLRRRANSLALRSTQAVLTATKGAGYVSGHPAERAVREAMFFLVWSCPQPVAAAALKEFACTMEG, translated from the coding sequence ATGGCATCCAACTCCCCGCCCACAACACAACCGATCGAGCCTTTGCTCAAACGGCTCGCCGAAACCACCGGCGAGCTCGACCAACAACAAATCTGGCCCAGCCAGCAATTGCGCTGGCTGGACGAGGCGGGCGTCCTGGGCTGGACGGTCCCCCGCGCCTATGGCGGATCCGAAATCTCCGCCGCCGAATTGGTCGCAGGCTACGAGCAACTCTCCGCAGCCTGCCTCACGACCACCTTCGTCCTCACACAGCGCAACGGCGCCATTCAGCGCATCGCCGGCTCGGACAACGAATGTGTACGGGACACGCTCTTGCCCGGCTTGGTTCACGCCGACATCTTTGCGACGGTGGGCATCTCGCACCTGACCACCTCCCGGCAACATGTCGCCAAACCAGTGGTCTCGGTCCGCGAAACCGCTGCCGGTTTCGTCTTCGAGGGATTCATGCCTTGGGTCACCGGAGCCCGAGCGGCGGACTACATTGTCAGCGGCGGCACGCTGGACGACGGACGACAAGTCTTGGCTGCGATCAAAACCGATCACCCCGGCGTCCAGCCGCAAGACCCCGTCAGCTTGATGGCACTCTCCGCCACACAAACCGGCGCGGTGAAGCTCAACGATGTCGAAGTCCCTCGCGACATGTTGATCGCCGGACCCGTCGAACAGGTGATGAAACAAACCTCCGGCGGCGCCGGTTCGTTCACCACCTCTGCTTTGGCACTGGGTGTGACGAACGCCGCTGTCACCTCTCTGTCAAACGAAGCTGCGCGGCGCCCCGACCTCACCGAAGTCCACGAGCAATTCGCCCTGTCCGCCACACAGTTGGCCGAGGACCTGCACGCTGCCACACGTGGCGAGGCCGGTGCCGAACACACCGCCGAATCGCTCCGCCGCCGCGCAAACTCACTCGCACTGCGCAGCACACAAGCAGTCCTCACCGCAACCAAAGGAGCCGGTTACGTCTCCGGCCACCCCGCCGAGCGCGCCGTCCGCGAAGCGATGTTCTTCCTCGTCTGGTCCTGCCCCCAACCCGTAGCCGCCGCCGCCCTCAAAGAATTCGCCTGCACAATGGAGGGATAA
- a CDS encoding SDR family NAD(P)-dependent oxidoreductase, with amino-acid sequence MKLAGKQALVTGAGRGIGKGCALELARAGADVVINDRPGSPDVQATAQEIRDLGRQCTVVESDIFSRSGCEELVERAIAAAGTLDILVSNPAYTVRCEFLDYDPEVFEKVIQGTLVSGFHVAQLTARQMVKSKTPGRIVFISSVQAAMPYRLSVGYNAAKAGLNHMARTIAVELTEHSIRVNVIEPGWIDTPGEHIAFDEETIREQGAKLPLKRLGTPSDIGKAATFLCSDDADYITGEVLRVDGGFWFKDC; translated from the coding sequence ATGAAACTTGCCGGCAAACAGGCGTTGGTGACGGGTGCGGGACGCGGGATCGGCAAAGGCTGCGCGCTCGAGTTGGCTCGCGCCGGCGCAGATGTGGTGATCAATGATCGCCCCGGGAGTCCTGATGTGCAGGCGACCGCACAAGAGATTCGCGACCTGGGACGACAGTGCACCGTGGTTGAGTCCGACATCTTTTCGCGCAGCGGCTGCGAAGAGTTAGTGGAGCGCGCCATTGCCGCTGCGGGGACGCTGGACATTCTGGTGAGTAACCCCGCTTACACCGTGCGTTGTGAATTCCTCGACTACGATCCGGAGGTGTTTGAAAAGGTCATTCAAGGGACGCTGGTGAGCGGATTTCACGTGGCGCAGTTAACGGCGCGGCAGATGGTCAAATCGAAGACGCCGGGACGGATCGTGTTCATTTCCAGCGTGCAAGCAGCGATGCCGTATCGGTTGAGTGTAGGATACAACGCGGCTAAAGCGGGGCTGAACCACATGGCGCGAACGATTGCCGTGGAACTGACCGAGCACAGCATCCGCGTCAACGTCATCGAACCGGGCTGGATCGACACTCCGGGAGAACACATCGCCTTTGACGAAGAAACGATCCGCGAGCAAGGTGCGAAGCTACCATTGAAGCGATTGGGAACCCCGTCCGACATCGGCAAAGCGGCAACGTTTTTATGTTCCGACGATGCGGACTACATTACCGGCGAGGTGTTGCGTGTGGATGGGGGGTTTTGGTTTAAGGACTGCTGA
- the glgC gene encoding glucose-1-phosphate adenylyltransferase, whose amino-acid sequence MKNVLAMVLAGGKGSRLEPLTRDRAKPAVPFGGQYRIIDFTLSNCLNSGLRQILVLTQYKAASLDRHINLGWRFLNRELDEFIDILPPQQRIDEQWYQGTADAVYQNIYSIEKSRPEDVLILSGDHIYKMDYSELVREHKLSGADVTIACIPASIEEGRQFGVVQVDDRRRIVNFQEKPANPQPLPDDPNRCLASMGIYVFKAEFLFDELCRDATHSDSAHDFGKNIIPSIIDTHLVRAYPFHDKNTGDSLYWRDVGTIDAYYEANMDLVAVAPDLNLYDKSWPIRTYQPLMPPPKFVFSQADADDPRVGQAWDSIICSGSIISGGRVLRSILSTDVRVNSWAEVEDSILFDGVDVGRHAKIRRAIIDKGISVPEGMEIGYDLEADRARGFTITDSGIVAIGKLTGLGDLADTNRADAVA is encoded by the coding sequence ATGAAAAATGTTCTCGCCATGGTCTTGGCGGGTGGGAAAGGCAGCCGGCTCGAACCACTCACGCGCGATCGAGCCAAGCCGGCGGTTCCTTTTGGCGGACAATACCGCATCATCGATTTCACGCTATCGAATTGCCTCAATAGCGGATTGCGACAGATACTCGTCCTCACGCAATACAAGGCCGCCAGCCTCGATCGGCATATCAACCTGGGCTGGCGATTCCTCAATCGCGAACTCGATGAATTCATCGACATCCTCCCTCCCCAGCAACGCATTGATGAGCAATGGTATCAGGGCACCGCTGACGCCGTTTATCAAAACATCTACTCCATCGAAAAAAGCCGCCCCGAAGATGTGCTGATCCTCTCCGGCGATCACATCTACAAGATGGATTACTCCGAGCTCGTTCGGGAACATAAACTTTCCGGCGCCGATGTAACCATCGCCTGCATTCCTGCCAGCATCGAAGAAGGTCGGCAATTCGGCGTGGTGCAGGTCGATGACCGCCGCCGCATTGTCAATTTCCAAGAAAAACCGGCCAACCCTCAACCGCTCCCCGACGACCCCAATCGCTGTCTGGCATCGATGGGAATTTACGTCTTCAAAGCGGAGTTCCTCTTCGATGAACTTTGCCGCGATGCGACTCACAGCGACAGCGCTCACGACTTCGGCAAAAATATCATTCCTTCGATCATTGATACGCACCTCGTGCGTGCCTATCCGTTCCACGATAAGAACACGGGTGACAGCCTGTACTGGCGCGACGTGGGGACCATTGATGCTTATTACGAAGCCAACATGGATCTCGTCGCCGTCGCCCCCGATTTGAATCTGTATGACAAATCGTGGCCGATTCGGACCTACCAACCGCTGATGCCGCCGCCGAAGTTTGTCTTCTCTCAGGCCGATGCCGATGACCCCCGCGTCGGACAAGCTTGGGACAGTATCATTTGCAGCGGATCAATCATCTCCGGCGGTCGTGTACTACGCTCCATCTTGTCCACCGACGTCCGCGTGAATAGTTGGGCGGAAGTCGAAGACTCGATTCTGTTCGATGGCGTAGACGTGGGTCGTCACGCCAAAATCCGGCGAGCGATTATTGATAAGGGCATCTCCGTCCCTGAAGGAATGGAAATCGGCTACGACCTCGAGGCTGACCGCGCGCGAGGGTTCACGATCACCGATTCGGGAATCGTCGCCATCGGCAAACTCACCGGCCTAGGCGACCTGGCCGATACCAACCGTGCCGACGCCGTTGCCTGA
- a CDS encoding serine/threonine protein kinase, whose protein sequence is MTWSDSRRTPIEMLAEDFSRRLQAGDHPTIDEYLVNYPSYAEGIRSLFPIIAILEEAKPQDDSHPTVVVDEPALPAQTVFGDFVIQREVGRGGMGIVYEAMQSSLNRRVALKVLPANYLPSPKHVLRFKREALSSAKLHHTNIAPVFGVGDKDGSHYYAMQLIDGYSLDSIIGCLKRLTEEEGEDAAALDEYLDSRPDATLSSTGIAQRLVSSKVTTEQPHLEGRNPPDQHSLNRTSANDQGEMSGGDTSTRFWRFFVQSTGVRTESYYWRNIAGMGIQVGGALQHAHDMAIYHRDIKPSNLMIDFTGKVWVTDFGLARVLGDTNLTESHDTVGTLRYMAPEQFRGEFDVRTEIYNLGVTLYEIATLQPAVTEPEAPRLIQQAMTEPPIRPRSINREIPRDLETIILKSISADPADRYQSALELTEDLRRFAAGDVIHAGRKRPLAVLWRWCQRNSTIARLASAVLILLLSVAVVATVGYVNRSNTVADAEKQHTRDQQRIKNLEDTLKQHGVQVPP, encoded by the coding sequence ATGACATGGAGTGACTCACGGCGGACCCCGATTGAAATGCTCGCCGAAGATTTTTCACGGCGATTGCAGGCGGGTGACCATCCGACGATTGACGAATACCTCGTCAATTACCCCAGTTATGCCGAGGGGATTCGCAGTCTGTTTCCGATCATTGCGATCCTCGAGGAAGCCAAGCCGCAGGACGATTCTCACCCGACGGTGGTCGTCGATGAACCGGCGCTTCCCGCGCAAACTGTGTTCGGTGACTTCGTGATTCAACGCGAGGTGGGCCGTGGTGGGATGGGGATCGTTTATGAAGCGATGCAAAGTTCACTCAACCGCCGCGTCGCCCTCAAGGTGCTGCCGGCTAATTATTTGCCCTCTCCCAAACACGTCTTGCGATTCAAGCGAGAAGCGCTCTCGTCGGCCAAATTGCACCATACCAACATCGCCCCAGTGTTTGGTGTGGGTGATAAAGATGGATCGCATTACTACGCGATGCAACTCATCGACGGTTATTCTTTGGACAGTATTATTGGCTGTCTGAAACGGCTGACCGAAGAAGAGGGCGAGGATGCTGCTGCTCTGGATGAGTACCTGGATTCGCGCCCCGATGCGACGCTCTCTTCGACCGGGATTGCGCAGCGGTTGGTCTCTTCGAAAGTCACCACGGAACAACCCCATCTCGAAGGGCGAAATCCGCCGGATCAGCATTCGTTGAATAGAACGTCTGCAAACGATCAAGGCGAGATGTCCGGCGGGGATACCTCGACGCGGTTTTGGAGGTTTTTTGTTCAGTCCACGGGGGTGCGGACGGAATCCTATTATTGGCGGAATATTGCCGGTATGGGGATTCAAGTCGGCGGCGCTTTGCAGCACGCGCACGATATGGCGATTTACCACCGGGATATTAAACCGTCGAATCTGATGATCGATTTTACCGGCAAGGTGTGGGTGACTGATTTTGGATTGGCGCGGGTGTTGGGCGACACGAATCTCACCGAATCGCATGATACCGTGGGGACGTTGCGTTATATGGCGCCGGAGCAATTTCGTGGCGAATTCGATGTGCGGACGGAAATCTACAACTTGGGTGTGACGTTGTACGAAATCGCCACATTGCAACCGGCGGTGACGGAACCCGAAGCACCCCGTTTGATTCAACAAGCAATGACCGAACCACCGATTCGGCCACGCTCCATCAACCGCGAAATCCCTCGTGATCTAGAAACGATCATCCTCAAATCAATCTCTGCCGATCCCGCCGACCGTTATCAATCGGCGTTGGAATTGACCGAGGACCTGCGGCGGTTCGCAGCCGGCGACGTGATTCATGCAGGCCGCAAACGCCCGCTGGCGGTGCTCTGGCGATGGTGCCAACGCAATTCGACAATTGCTCGGTTGGCCAGTGCCGTGCTCATCTTGTTGTTATCTGTGGCTGTGGTCGCCACGGTTGGTTACGTTAACAGATCCAATACAGTGGCGGATGCGGAAAAACAACACACTCGTGACCAACAGCGGATCAAAAACTTGGAAGACACGCTGAAACAACACGGCGTGCAGGTACCGCCGTGA
- a CDS encoding sigma-70 family RNA polymerase sigma factor: MADERSNASKRMREHQDSATLASSFDQYRDQLQRLVAFHMDRRLTRRVDASDVVQQSFIEARSRLPHFLEQSSMPFSLWIRQITMQTLIDIHRRHFGVQKRDIRQEVSLQQADSSYAILADKLVSNIASPSSMADRREKLARVRDAIDGMDEIDREILVLRHFEEMSNKDIADLLGIGQPAASNRYLRALNRLRTILVDESGTI, from the coding sequence ATGGCGGACGAGCGTTCAAACGCGTCTAAGCGAATGCGAGAGCATCAAGATTCAGCGACACTGGCGTCGTCGTTTGATCAATATCGCGATCAGTTACAACGGCTTGTTGCGTTTCACATGGACCGTCGATTGACGCGGCGGGTTGATGCGTCGGATGTGGTCCAACAATCGTTCATCGAAGCGCGTTCTCGGTTGCCGCATTTTTTAGAGCAAAGTTCGATGCCGTTTTCATTATGGATCCGGCAGATCACGATGCAGACGTTGATCGATATCCACCGACGGCATTTCGGTGTGCAGAAGCGCGACATTCGCCAAGAGGTCTCGCTGCAACAAGCGGACTCTTCCTATGCGATCTTAGCTGACAAGTTGGTTTCCAACATCGCTTCACCGTCGAGCATGGCGGACCGCCGGGAGAAATTGGCCCGCGTGCGCGACGCGATTGATGGGATGGACGAGATCGACCGCGAGATTCTGGTGTTGCGCCATTTTGAAGAGATGAGCAACAAGGACATTGCGGATCTCTTAGGCATCGGACAACCAGCGGCCAGCAACCGTTACCTGCGCGCCTTGAATCGGTTGCGAACGATCCTGGTCGACGAGTCGGGAACCATTTAA
- a CDS encoding 6-pyruvoyl trahydropterin synthase family protein: MTNERFRVRVTKDHLVFSAAHFITFAGNICERLHGHNWRVAAEVAGALDENYYVFDFIALRDELQAIVDELDHRVLLPTEHAEIKVVAGDREVEATFEERRWVFPREDCILLPLENTTAELIARWIGRRLEDVVHQKAGAPVESIRVDVEENFGQWATCEMSL, from the coding sequence ATGACCAACGAACGATTTCGTGTGCGGGTGACCAAAGACCATCTCGTATTTAGTGCGGCACATTTCATCACGTTTGCCGGCAACATTTGCGAGCGGCTGCATGGCCACAATTGGCGGGTAGCGGCGGAGGTGGCCGGGGCGCTCGATGAGAATTATTACGTGTTCGATTTCATTGCGCTGCGCGATGAATTGCAGGCGATTGTCGATGAGCTGGATCACCGGGTGTTATTGCCGACCGAGCATGCGGAGATCAAAGTCGTGGCAGGAGACCGTGAAGTCGAAGCGACGTTCGAGGAACGGCGGTGGGTGTTTCCTCGGGAGGACTGTATCTTGTTGCCGTTGGAAAACACGACGGCGGAGCTGATCGCCCGCTGGATCGGCCGGCGCCTGGAGGATGTGGTCCATCAAAAGGCGGGAGCGCCGGTCGAATCCATACGGGTCGATGTCGAAGAAAATTTTGGTCAATGGGCGACTTGCGAAATGAGTTTGTAG
- a CDS encoding triphosphoribosyl-dephospho-CoA synthase → MHQDRKQLEEMIRVACLWEATAHKPGNVHPAAGFVDLVYDDFVQAAHVVEPVLARSAELKVGPTVLAAIRATREALGRNVNLGIVLLIAPLAAVPPERLLTDGIGDILEGVDNEDAALVYEAIRLAAPGGMGTVEDQDVAEAPTESLLAVMKRAAEWDQIAAEYANGFGVVLDYATLHFADAPSSQEQWNASIVHLQLKLMARFGDSLIARKCGAAIAGEARQRAQRALESFEESADLASTEVAELDVWLRGDGHRRNPGTTADLIAAILFAAFRDGLADFENARQALSDARDSAAGQDILINEGRR, encoded by the coding sequence ATGCACCAAGACCGCAAACAATTGGAAGAGATGATCCGTGTCGCTTGCCTGTGGGAGGCGACGGCGCACAAGCCGGGGAACGTCCATCCCGCCGCCGGGTTTGTCGATTTGGTCTACGATGATTTCGTCCAGGCGGCCCACGTGGTCGAACCGGTGTTGGCCCGTTCGGCAGAACTGAAAGTCGGACCAACGGTGTTGGCGGCGATTCGTGCGACGCGCGAGGCGTTGGGGCGGAACGTGAATTTGGGGATCGTCTTGTTGATCGCGCCACTGGCGGCGGTGCCACCAGAACGACTATTGACCGACGGGATCGGCGACATCTTAGAGGGGGTGGACAACGAAGATGCCGCGCTGGTTTACGAGGCGATTCGTCTTGCCGCACCAGGTGGGATGGGGACGGTCGAGGATCAAGATGTGGCCGAGGCGCCGACCGAGTCGTTGTTGGCCGTCATGAAACGGGCGGCGGAGTGGGATCAAATTGCGGCTGAATATGCCAATGGGTTTGGCGTAGTCTTGGATTATGCCACTTTGCATTTCGCGGATGCCCCCTCGAGTCAGGAGCAATGGAACGCATCGATCGTCCATTTGCAATTGAAGTTGATGGCACGATTTGGTGATTCGTTGATCGCCCGGAAGTGCGGAGCAGCGATTGCCGGCGAAGCCCGACAGCGCGCGCAGCGGGCATTGGAATCGTTTGAGGAGTCGGCCGATTTGGCATCGACGGAAGTGGCTGAGTTGGATGTTTGGTTGCGCGGCGATGGGCATCGTCGCAATCCGGGGACGACGGCGGACCTGATCGCGGCCATTTTATTTGCCGCCTTCCGCGACGGGCTCGCTGATTTTGAGAACGCGCGGCAGGCCCTCAGCGACGCAAGAGACAGTGCGGCGGGCCAGGACATTTTGATCAATGAAGGAAGACGATGA